The following coding sequences are from one Desulfosporosinus orientis DSM 765 window:
- a CDS encoding helix-turn-helix domain-containing protein → MVNRLTLYEGNISQTASSLNINRSTLYRKLMDFKLRF, encoded by the coding sequence ATCGTCAATCGTTTAACTCTTTATGAAGGAAATATCAGCCAAACCGCAAGCTCTTTGAATATTAATAGAAGTACTTTATATCGTAAACTAATGGACTTTAAACTACGATTTTGA
- the lysA gene encoding diaminopimelate decarboxylase: MAEKLLPFNKLQLEEIIDQYGTPFHIYDEQAIRKNARRLIEAFSWAPEFKEYFAVKATPNPYILKVLREEGFGADCSSMAELILAEKARIFDENIMFSSNNTPGQEYQKAKELGAIINLDDISHIEYLEKNVGMPQIISFRYNPGRLRDGGNSIIGKPADAKYGLTKSQIFEAYKMAQEKGVERFGIHTMIISNELDSKYFVETAIMMFKLIGEIYDQLGIRIEFVNLGGGIGIPYRPEQEPVSLEAVSQGIKEAYEQHIVAKGLDPLKIAMESGRMILGPYGYLVTKVLHKKEIYKNYVGVDACMANLMRPALYGAYHHITVMGKEDWPHDYIYDVTGGLCENNDKFAIDRALPQMDIGDIVVIHDAGAHGHAMGFNYNGKLRSAELLLKEDGSVELIRRAETLEDLFATLDFSGLED; the protein is encoded by the coding sequence ATGGCAGAAAAACTATTACCTTTTAACAAACTGCAGTTAGAGGAAATAATCGACCAATATGGGACACCGTTTCATATTTATGATGAGCAGGCCATCAGAAAAAACGCCCGTAGGTTAATCGAAGCTTTTAGCTGGGCTCCCGAGTTTAAAGAATACTTTGCCGTCAAAGCAACACCGAATCCATATATTTTGAAAGTCTTACGCGAAGAAGGATTTGGAGCAGACTGCAGTTCCATGGCAGAATTGATTCTAGCTGAAAAAGCTCGGATTTTTGATGAGAACATTATGTTTTCCTCAAATAATACTCCTGGTCAAGAGTATCAAAAAGCCAAGGAATTAGGGGCCATTATTAACCTGGATGATATTTCCCATATCGAGTATTTAGAAAAGAATGTCGGAATGCCCCAAATCATCTCGTTTCGTTATAACCCCGGGCGCCTGCGTGACGGAGGCAACTCAATTATCGGTAAACCTGCTGATGCAAAATACGGTTTAACAAAGTCACAGATTTTTGAAGCTTATAAAATGGCTCAGGAAAAAGGAGTAGAACGCTTCGGCATTCACACCATGATTATTTCCAATGAATTGGATTCAAAGTATTTTGTGGAAACCGCAATTATGATGTTTAAGCTTATCGGTGAGATTTACGATCAGCTAGGCATTAGAATCGAATTTGTAAATTTAGGCGGGGGCATTGGTATTCCTTATCGCCCCGAACAAGAGCCGGTTAGCTTGGAAGCCGTCAGCCAAGGAATCAAGGAAGCTTATGAGCAGCACATCGTGGCAAAGGGACTGGATCCTTTGAAAATTGCTATGGAAAGCGGACGGATGATCCTGGGTCCATATGGTTATTTAGTAACCAAGGTACTGCATAAGAAGGAAATTTATAAAAATTATGTAGGTGTGGATGCTTGTATGGCCAACTTAATGCGTCCCGCTCTCTATGGCGCCTATCATCATATCACCGTGATGGGAAAAGAAGACTGGCCCCATGATTACATTTATGATGTCACCGGAGGACTGTGTGAGAACAATGACAAATTTGCCATTGACCGTGCTTTGCCTCAAATGGATATCGGGGATATCGTAGTTATTCATGATGCCGGCGCTCATGGCCATGCTATGGGATTTAACTATAACGGTAAACTGCGCTCGGCAGAGCTGCTTCTTAAAGAAGACGGCAGTGTAGAGCTGATTCGCCGGGCAGAGACTCTGGAAGATCTCTTTGCAACTTTGGATTTTTCTGGGTTAGAGGATTAA
- a CDS encoding ABC transporter ATP-binding protein: MSAILECNELTKQFGSKVAVSGVNLTIERGQIVGLLGPNGSGKSTIIKLANQLLTPTSGNILISGMTPGIETKKIVSYLPEKTYLNDWMRVHQIIELFTDFYDNFKPEKAYDMLKSLKINPDDPLKTMSKGTKEKVQLILVMSRDADLYLLDEPIGGVDPAARDYILQTIINNYNEDATVIISTHLISDIENILDYVVFINQGQVVLTSSVDDIRDAKGKSVDALFREVFKC; the protein is encoded by the coding sequence ATGAGCGCGATTTTAGAATGCAATGAACTGACCAAACAATTCGGCAGCAAAGTGGCTGTGTCCGGTGTCAATTTAACGATAGAACGGGGACAAATTGTTGGACTCCTCGGTCCGAATGGCAGCGGAAAAAGCACCATCATTAAGCTCGCTAATCAGCTCTTAACTCCTACAAGCGGTAATATTCTTATCAGCGGTATGACCCCAGGCATCGAAACCAAGAAAATCGTGTCCTACCTGCCGGAAAAAACCTATTTGAATGATTGGATGCGAGTACACCAAATCATTGAGTTGTTTACGGATTTCTATGATAACTTTAAACCGGAGAAAGCCTATGACATGCTTAAAAGCCTTAAAATTAATCCTGATGACCCTCTGAAAACCATGTCCAAAGGAACCAAAGAAAAAGTTCAGCTTATTCTTGTCATGAGCCGGGACGCAGATCTCTATCTCCTTGATGAACCTATTGGCGGGGTAGACCCGGCAGCTAGAGATTATATACTGCAAACCATCATCAATAACTATAATGAAGATGCAACCGTCATTATCTCCACCCACCTAATATCTGATATTGAAAACATCTTGGATTATGTTGTCTTCATCAATCAAGGACAAGTGGTTTTGACCTCTTCAGTGGATGATATCCGGGATGCTAAGGGAAAATCCGTCGATGCTTTATTCAGGGAGGTGTTCAAATGTTAG
- a CDS encoding 4Fe-4S dicluster domain-containing protein — MAHRTVKSGYRQLSERLNQFPQGAPPSEYLFKILSVLMNEKEARVMSALPIKPFTIQTASAALGMSQEETEKVLTELASRALLVDIENPEGERTFVLPPPMAGFFEFSLMRIRTDLDQKLLSQLFYQYLNVEEDFVRDLFVTETKLGRIFVNEPALSTVNDLHILDYERTSEIIKKASSIGVGLCYCRHKMSHMGQACDAPLEICMTFGNVASSLIKYGHAREVSVSECMSLLEKAYDHNLVQIGENEQEGVPFICNCCGCCCEGLLAIKRFGTLNSINTTNFLPEITEERCNGCGRCVSACPIGALKVVSQQVNDKIIKKVTLDEEMCLGCGVCVRACNRGSMILRHRSKRVITPVNSVHRIVMQSIEKGKLQNLIFDNQAHYSHRAMAAVLGAILKMPPIKQIMASEQMKSKYLAALVKNYQ, encoded by the coding sequence ATGGCACACAGAACTGTCAAATCTGGGTATCGTCAATTGAGTGAACGGCTCAATCAATTCCCTCAAGGGGCTCCGCCTTCGGAATATCTCTTTAAGATTCTCAGTGTCTTAATGAATGAAAAGGAAGCCCGGGTCATGTCGGCCTTGCCGATCAAACCCTTTACCATCCAAACGGCCAGCGCAGCTTTGGGAATGAGCCAAGAAGAAACGGAAAAGGTCTTAACCGAACTGGCTTCACGGGCTTTATTGGTTGATATTGAGAATCCGGAGGGGGAGAGGACCTTTGTTTTGCCGCCGCCCATGGCGGGCTTTTTCGAGTTTTCCCTGATGCGGATAAGAACCGATCTCGATCAGAAACTGCTTTCGCAGCTGTTCTATCAATACTTAAATGTTGAAGAAGATTTTGTACGAGATTTATTTGTTACGGAAACCAAGCTGGGACGAATCTTTGTCAATGAGCCGGCCTTAAGTACTGTCAATGATTTACATATCCTGGATTATGAGCGAACAAGTGAGATTATTAAAAAAGCCTCAAGTATTGGAGTTGGCCTTTGCTATTGCCGGCATAAAATGAGTCATATGGGTCAAGCTTGTGACGCTCCTTTAGAGATATGTATGACTTTTGGCAATGTTGCTTCAAGCTTGATTAAATATGGTCATGCCAGAGAAGTGAGTGTCTCTGAGTGTATGAGCTTGCTTGAAAAGGCTTATGATCACAATTTGGTTCAGATTGGAGAAAACGAACAAGAAGGAGTACCCTTTATCTGCAATTGCTGCGGCTGCTGCTGTGAAGGTCTGCTGGCCATCAAACGATTTGGAACCCTGAATTCCATCAATACCACAAATTTTCTGCCTGAAATAACGGAAGAACGCTGCAATGGCTGCGGCAGGTGCGTTTCAGCCTGCCCCATCGGAGCTTTAAAGGTTGTTTCTCAGCAAGTGAACGATAAAATTATCAAGAAGGTCACGCTGGATGAAGAGATGTGCTTGGGCTGCGGTGTTTGCGTCAGAGCCTGCAATCGCGGGTCTATGATACTGCGACATAGGAGCAAACGGGTTATTACCCCGGTCAATTCCGTTCATCGCATTGTGATGCAGAGCATTGAAAAAGGAAAACTGCAAAATCTCATTTTTGATAACCAGGCCCATTACAGCCATCGGGCTATGGCTGCTGTATTAGGGGCAATTTTAAAAATGCCGCCAATCAAGCAAATCATGGCCAGTGAACAGATGAAGTCAAAGTATTTGGCAGCTTTGGTTAAAAATTATCAGTAA